In Lactuca sativa cultivar Salinas chromosome 5, Lsat_Salinas_v11, whole genome shotgun sequence, the DNA window ttatagattcaaactttttaaatgtttagaactttatatttaatttttattttaaaaaaaaactcatgtaatacatgagtctcacacctagtatatatatatatatatagagagagagagagagagaggtatgttcaaatgtttctcacatctattgtgtgttagaatgcaccaataagaattgagtaaacattaaatgtatattaaataatatccatatttataattcatttttatggaaactaatttaattcgtaattaatgtcaataataatattctttcagaatgaattcatatataaaataataagagtgtattgtAGGAGAACGAAAGTATATTCTAGTAGAACACATCCTTATTCTTtatattccatacaactttattgtattttaagtgagtaagtcctgaaataatgttattgctaacataaaaacatagatatgaattcattctgaaataaTTTTATTGCtgatattaatgacgaatttaattaatttctataaagagaaaaattataattatggatataatttaaaatacatataaattatgaaaaccatttaatatctatcattatttaattaaataataatataattttaataaatttctattggtgcattttaggacacaataaatgtaaaaaacattttaacctagccctatatatatatatatatatatatatatatatatatatatatatatatatatatatatatatatatatatatatatatatatatatatatatatatatatatatacacaaaagcTGGGCATGTAGAAGATGATCCAGAGGGAGTAAAAAATGGCGGCTGCTACCAAATTCCTTATCATATTAACTATACTTTCGCTTTCTGTTCTTGTACCGGATGGATCTCCAATAAATGAAACCCAAAGTGCTCTTTCTTTGTCCAGTTTGCAAGATGATGGTGAATCCAAAGTCAAAGTATTTTTCGTAACCATTCCttcgtcaaaaagaaaatattcTTCCTTATTTTGATTTTAGTTTTGCAGTTTTTCTGATAGGAAActttgtaacctatgtgtttgATCGATAGGAAAATGACATTACATTGGCAAGAATCGAAGAACAGTTAGCTAAGGCAAGAGGCAAAATCCGCAATGCAATTGTTAAGAGGAGCTTTACATCGTCTCCtaaagataggagtttattccccAAACGAACCGTCTACAAGAATCCATTTGCCTTTTTTCAGTTAAGTTTAAATCATAGaattttcttcatctttttcgtCCGATTCCTTTAAGATACTGTCAATTTTCCAGCTTACACAACCAAAATTAAAGAAATGATTGCTTAAAGTAATTTTCTAGTTTTTTGTTGCAATTGTGCATTTTACTTCTGGTATAATGTTTCTTTTATTGCCTGTAAATTAATCCTAGGAGTTGATAATAGAGATGAAACCATGAAGCTCTTAAAACCTTAAAATAAGTTCATATTTTTTTGAATGGTCTGGACAACTGATTCCTTTTCAGAATATATTGCAAAACTGATCCTGAAATATAAAGCATTCGCACCATTTTAGCCCTTTAAATTCCAACTTTTGGATTTTCTTGAACCATGATCAGGAGTCATACGGAGATGATGAAGAcattcaagatatggacttataAGGAAGGAGATGCCCCCTTGATGCATGATGGTCCAATGAAACTTGTATACAGTATCGAGGGTGATTTCATCGAGGAGATGGAGAGAGAAGGAAATCCGATAGTGGCTAACCATCCAGATGAAGCACATGCTTTCTTTATCCCTTTAAGTGTAACCAACATTGTTCACTACCTTTTTACGCCTGAGGAAGCCTGGGGTTTTCGTGAACGGATGCAAGCAATACTCGAAGACTACATTAAGGTGATTGCAGAAAAGTATCCTTACTGGAACCGTAGCAATGGAGCTGATCACTTCTATGTATCATGTCATGATTGGGTATGTACATTTTAACTATTAGTTACCTATTTTTTTCTTACTTAATTAACCTCGATCATCATCATAGGTGCATTTTTCTTACTAATCTACCATGTTTATGTAGGGTCCAGTTGTTTCAACAGGAAACCCTAAACTCTTTAAGAATTTCATAAGAGTGCTTTGTAATGCCAACAGCTCCGAAGGTTTTGATCCAAGTCGTGATGTGTCGATGACAGAAAGTACAGCGCCATTCAACAATATCCCAGTCGTAAGTAGTGGCCACTCACCTTATAATCGTTCAATCTTCGCATTCTTTGCGGGTGGTATACATGGTGATGTAAGAAAACGTTTGTTCGAACATTGGGGAAACAATGAAGATAAAGACATTCAAGTTTACAATTACCTTCCAAAAGGAGAAAATCACACTGAATGGTTGAGCAAAAGTAAGTACTGCTTAAGTCCTAGCGGATATGAAGTTGCAACCTCTAGGTTAACAGAAGCAATCTATGTGGGATGTGTTCCAGTAATCATCAAGAAGAATTACGTTATACCATATAATGATGTGTTGGATTGGAGTCAGTTTTCAGTACAAGTGCCTGTAGACGATATTCCAAATCTCAAAAAGATTTTGCAAGACATCCCTTTTTCCAAGTATTTGGAAATGCAAAAAAGGTTAATCGAAGTGCAAAGACATTTTGCAGTTAATATTCCAGCTAAACCTTTTGATGTCTTTCACATGATTTTTCATTCTGTATGGCTTAGAAGACTTAATGTTCGATTGTTGAAATCTTGACCACAGCTAATAgattattgtaatatattttttagAACAGCGTGTAATATTTTAGTGTATATCGTGAATGACACGTATGTATCTTCCATATTAAAATGACAAAATAGTAAGAATAGTCCTAAAGGTATGTCAAAATTCGTATTTTTGAATTAGCTTTATTGgtctaaaattttaattttcttgtTATTTTGGTCCAATTTGGTTTGAATTTTTTAGTAAAGATGATTTTGgctcttattatttaatttttcattttgttttattaccagcaattaaaaataaaacaaaaataaaatacatctctctctctctctctctctctctctctctctctcggtttGTGTTTGATAAACATCCAAGAACGTATTCATAGATTCAAGAACACTAAAGAACATCTTCCCCCACCACCACCGTCTGCCACCTCCATCTCCACCTAAACTTGTTTTTTGCCACTTCATCTCTGCCAAAAAATCATCCCAGAAATAAAATCAAATctgatgaacacacacacacacacacgaaatcagataaacacacacgcacacacacaaaaTCTAATGAACACACACCCTAACCAAACCAGAACCTCTCAATGATCATATCTAAAGCAAATCTAACAACAAAAAGAAGCTCGGACAAAAAAGAAGCAGAAAGGAGATGGTACGAGGGGGAAAGGAGGGAGACACTGTCGTCGTAAAAGGAGAGACACCGCCGACTACCCCTCCATCTGTCTCCATCTCTCTTCTTCTCTTGTTGCCTTCATTCTCGTTTCCTGAAACCCTAACGTCATTGCCCTTCTCAATTCAAGATCTATAAGAATGAGTctatattagggtttcattttggtTTCAAGACCTGAAACCCTATCTGTAAGagagatggagagagagagagagagagagagagagagtgaaagagAGAGATGGCGAGAGAGGTAGCGTTCCATCAAATTCTATCTGCagatttcttgggttcttgagtTCTAGAAAATGTTTTTTGTTGTTGGAATCGGGttagaaaacacacacacacatagaaatGTTTTTGCTCTTGAAATCATCGATTCTATTGTGCTCTTGATGTTGTGTGTATGATAGAGATGGAGTGTATGGattgatttttgattttcaaatcacaagaacacaaacatGTTGTAGTTTTATCTCCAGTTCGAATTTCCAAAAACTAGAGCATCAAAGAAATGgatttggaacacacacacacaagatgATAAGAACACATTCAAGAAATTTGGAACATGAACACATACAAATGCCATATCTAAACTCGAGAACtcaaatttctattttttttgctAGCAATAACAAGTTTGGGTTGTAGCGTACAAACTGCTAAAGCTTTTTTTAGaacctgagagagagagagagagagagagagagagaaagagagagagagagatagacagagagagagagataagtaAGGGAGGGATAGAGAGATAAGTAGAGagagtattttttttttgttttatttttaattttttttaattgatgatacaaaacaaaaataaaaaattaaataataagcggCAAAATCATCTTTACAAAAAAGTTCACACAAAACCGGACCAAACTCGCAAGAAAATGAAACTTTTAGACCACTGGTGCTAGTCCAAATTTTTTTTGCCTAAACATGCGAGTTTGACATATCAcaaggaccattcttgcaattttgtctgtAAAAATTATAAACTGGCATAATTACTGTAACATCTTGGGATCAGGTATATATCTTTGGCCCTTCATCTTTCCTTAAGCTGTCAAACTTGGTCCTTGAGAAGATTATGTGATAatcgagtacgctgggtgtacgtaaGTGTCCGATGCACGTACTCGTGAGCATGTTCTTGACGCGGAGgtcacctagtacgctgggcgtaccatagggtatgctgggcgtactaggcttagaatgaaaccctaattgctagcaagctccctatttaaagaacatgatggcctcatttttgGCCACCATTCCCAGACACTAAACCCTCCTAACCCTAAATCTTCATGCTTGCAGCTGGTGAGTGCATAGGAGCTTGTAAGTGGATCTTTGTGCTTTTGAGGTGAAGAAagagcttggagaagaaggagtgagagccCCGGGAATTTGGATCTGAGCTTTGCTACGTGAGAAGCTTCACAaaaaaggtataaagctccatGCTTTATGATTCTTTGTCTTGGTTCTTCCTTTTTGGAgtatttagggttttagtcccaaaggtggagactttatgagtaaaggAGCTCCATAGACCTTGATCTACTCCTTTTCAGTGTAAACGGTGATATAGAGCCATAAAGATTCAATCTTGGACGTTAAGAAtgagccatgcatgagttaagaacTTAATAATGAAAGGGGATGAGTGTTTTGAGtgttggtgacctttacagccatgcaaaggcgtaAAGTTgccgactttatgggttaagagacTTTAGGGTGATCAGATCTGCAATATGAGCTtgtgtcttaactgattaagaccgaAATCGTGAGGAATGTGAAACTggggtgtacgctgggcgtaatcccagtacgcacaACGTAGTGATCAAGCATTCCCGATGACTTCACGGTGGATGAGTATACCCGGCGTACAGAGCTAGTACGTACAACGTACCCCCTACCGTTGActttctgttgacttttagggtttggtcatctTGAGGACTATAGACtctatggaggggtaaaatggtcttttacccatctgtGAGTGCATGTTGGGGTTAGTCTAGCAttttgagagccattattaattagagataattattgtgtgtgattaggcggaggctagaccagtgtttcgagttcgagatttaccCGAGTTcttcccgaggtgagtcttctcactataccttacgtAGAGTGgtgattatgtgtgaccggaaggtcttatgttcTCATAAgtgttatatgatatatgttcgatgtgatatgtatatgttaACAGGgattggaccggaaggtcaacagaattaggaccggaaggtcatcatgagtaggaccggaaggtttacccaagTTGTGGGATCGGaaggtcccactaagacacattgaccggaaggtctcgtAGAGTTATAGCCCCGAGTGGTTAATTATATgtgcgtggtattttgggaaactcactaagctttatgcttaccatattatgtgttatgtgtttcaggtagttccgaggatcgcgggaaggccccgacttgattgtacacacactcgcTTGGGAGACATGtattggaggatcctggtttttgTGATAAACAACTTTTGATAATAAATTGTATTAATGTTGATACTTGAGATTTTTGGGGAAATATGACATGTGATTTTTATatgcaaaaatgaaaattttgttttgaaaatttgggtgttacaattacGAAGAAAAAAACTTACTTGCAAGATTACTCGTATGCATAGGCTAAAGTATTTCAAATTCACAACTAGAAAAAAGGACCATTTCCGATGGGCAAATCCGTCGTAACCATTGGAAATGGCTTTTTATCAGCAGTTTACAGACAAAAAAATGTCGTAGAAAAAAGTGAGGGTAGTTTTTAATCTAGTCGTCTActgtgcaggaagatatgtgacAAATTTTTTGCCTGAAATTTTTTGAGATGAACTACAGATGGGTTTTTTTTCATCACAGTTATTGTTCATATTTTCTACAAATTTCCCATGGATTTGTTTATGAAGAATTTCATATGAACTATCTTTAGTGACATATTTGTAACAGAGTTTATGTCTAATTAGGACACATATATGTAAGATTTGGGGTATAGAAAACGcttggaaattctgagaattgtggttttcactttcagattaaagtatttgggtggtactcccaatatTTAATCGAATAAGACGCAAAATTGAGAGAAAACAAAAGACGTAATGTTTTGATGTTATGAAGAAGAAGTGTACCAACCACATATTCGAATATGATCATATAACAGAAAAAACTTCCTGTCTTAAAACTGCCACATGACAGTTTTATTTCTTAAAACtgcccagccaggggctctgccccttcgACCTCGCCAGGGGCTGcagccccttggaccccgctcccaggggcgctgcccccgaacCCCCGTCGatttaggggcttcgcccctaaatagcAGTATACTTTCAACAAAGACAAAATTAAACAAATGTGTACTCCACACCATACCGATTTATTTAATAATTGTCAAAGTgacattgatcaacaaattaaccccattacacttaaataacattagtgatataaaatcaccaacaaacctcccccatttaagtgtaatcttgattaacttaacattaaaatcataacaacaacaaactgatgcataaatgaaatatcgtgacgattgaatttcacattagtaCGTATATTACTCGTTCCAAGTATTCGAATATCAGGGTGTCACTAAGGATTGAACCCTTTCTATTCTAagtgaatacatgaagataatatACACAACAGTTTACATTTTCAAAGTTCtaacttgacactatattttactagcttgtatcccatccttcaataagcatatcaaagccAAGTCCTAACTTCTTGAAGCAGCTAAAATTCTTGCTTATATAGGTAGTCCTTTTATTCTTACACCTGCAAATGCAATTTTCCAAAAGaactattaagaatataaattcaacctccttaacttgcagtactgaacacataccttgggttgataataataatgtgtcgcaatcttcaaatatcaaggtttccacattgaattcaacatctAATATTACATTAGATGAGAATTAGGTATTCAATATAAAAGATTTTAAGTGGACTTTAAACCCATCCCTACAGCCGCCTTGTGCACAAGATCTCTTGCTAACCCTTTGGTTAGATGATCAGTTAAATTCAATTGAGTTCTTacaaatgttggattaatgtctaagtccataactataattggtaagacttgacccgacccgacatggtccatttgggttgcataccatcatgcacttggatagactataatgagagaaataagacacttatggttattaatatattataagttctggtatattaataataagaataataagattatttaattagtattgatcaagaattaatctaggattaattaagtgatcaaaagaagactaattaaatatatgggttgattgtgtaaatcatccatacttgtatagtgggctaatgctccatggataatcaagttggtctaaaacccataggattgttc includes these proteins:
- the LOC111881866 gene encoding probable glycosyltransferase At3g42180, yielding MAAATKFLIILTILSLSVLVPDGSPINETQSALSLSSLQDDGESKVKENDITLARIEEQLAKARGKIRNAIVKRSFTSSPKDRSLFPKRTVYKNPFAFFQSHTEMMKTFKIWTYKEGDAPLMHDGPMKLVYSIEGDFIEEMEREGNPIVANHPDEAHAFFIPLSVTNIVHYLFTPEEAWGFRERMQAILEDYIKVIAEKYPYWNRSNGADHFYVSCHDWGPVVSTGNPKLFKNFIRVLCNANSSEGFDPSRDVSMTESTAPFNNIPVVSSGHSPYNRSIFAFFAGGIHGDVRKRLFEHWGNNEDKDIQVYNYLPKGENHTEWLSKSKYCLSPSGYEVATSRLTEAIYVGCVPVIIKKNYVIPYNDVLDWSQFSVQVPVDDIPNLKKILQDIPFSKYLEMQKRLIEVQRHFAVNIPAKPFDVFHMIFHSVWLRRLNVRLLKS